One part of the Sphaerochaeta sp. genome encodes these proteins:
- a CDS encoding substrate-binding domain-containing protein: MRRFIGLMLAGLLVMGGLLFAQGNAETKNNQVMIITPYLSSVTTKAMCDDIQAGLKAKGIPSSVIDTASDFGAFGSRIEDATATRPLAIVIVSADPNLALPQIKDAIAAGVPVLGCDSGFVDGMTLNATSDNYAMGKQVATYLFHDLMGDKGTVVSLSHRPHPGVVKRSEAFDDLIKQYPGITMLTEQHVPVPNAIENSRQIMENLLAAYPEKGSITAVFCGWDEPAIGATQAAMAAGRDEILITGVDGTSQALDLIAQGTPLKATLGQDFSGMAQKVVDTVYALSQGKPGPMSEVYVAGNLHTK; this comes from the coding sequence ATGAGGCGATTTATTGGATTGATGCTGGCAGGGTTGCTGGTGATGGGAGGGCTCTTGTTCGCCCAGGGCAACGCGGAGACGAAGAACAATCAGGTGATGATCATCACCCCGTACTTGTCTTCGGTGACCACCAAGGCGATGTGTGATGACATCCAGGCGGGATTGAAAGCCAAAGGGATTCCTTCCAGCGTGATCGACACCGCTTCGGATTTCGGAGCGTTCGGCAGCAGGATCGAGGACGCGACGGCGACCCGGCCGTTGGCCATTGTGATCGTCAGCGCAGATCCCAATCTGGCGTTGCCTCAGATCAAGGACGCCATCGCTGCCGGAGTGCCGGTATTGGGATGTGACAGCGGGTTTGTCGATGGAATGACCCTGAACGCCACCAGCGACAACTACGCCATGGGCAAGCAGGTCGCCACGTATCTGTTCCATGATCTGATGGGAGACAAAGGGACAGTCGTTTCGCTTTCCCACCGGCCCCATCCGGGGGTCGTAAAGCGCAGCGAGGCGTTTGATGATCTGATCAAGCAGTATCCCGGCATCACGATGCTCACCGAGCAGCACGTGCCGGTTCCCAACGCCATTGAGAATTCCCGCCAGATCATGGAGAACCTGCTTGCGGCGTATCCCGAGAAGGGAAGCATCACGGCAGTGTTCTGCGGCTGGGATGAGCCGGCTATCGGCGCCACCCAGGCCGCGATGGCCGCCGGGCGGGATGAGATTCTGATCACCGGGGTCGACGGAACCAGTCAGGCGCTGGATCTGATCGCCCAGGGCACTCCGCTGAAGGCTACCTTGGGGCAGGATTTCTCCGGTATGGCCCAAAAGGTGGTGGATACGGTATACGCGCTCTCCCAAGGGAAACCCGGCCCGATGAGCGAAGTGTATGTCGCCGGCAACCTGCATACCAAATAA
- the trpA gene encoding tryptophan synthase subunit alpha has translation MNRIAEAFRHGKAFIGFVTCGDPDIETTEKLVVAMEQAGADLVELGIPFSDPIAEGPVIQAADGRALKGGFTCDALFPMVRRLRKTVRIPLVVMTYLNPVFVYGKDKFVSLCQESGVDGLIIPDEPFEEKDEMQDICARHEVKLVSMIAPTSQERIARIAKEAEGFVYCVSSLGVTGVRTTISDAVADMVREVKRNRDIPCAIGFGVSTPEQAEHMASFSDGVIVGSAIVRIVAEHGRDSVPFVAEYVRSMKQAAARACTKA, from the coding sequence ATGAATAGGATTGCTGAGGCGTTCCGCCATGGAAAGGCGTTCATCGGGTTCGTCACCTGTGGGGATCCGGATATCGAGACAACGGAAAAACTCGTGGTGGCGATGGAACAGGCGGGAGCGGATCTCGTCGAGTTGGGTATCCCGTTTTCCGATCCCATCGCCGAAGGCCCGGTGATCCAGGCCGCCGACGGAAGAGCGTTGAAGGGCGGCTTCACCTGTGATGCATTGTTCCCCATGGTGCGGCGGCTCCGAAAAACGGTTCGCATCCCGCTGGTCGTCATGACGTACCTGAATCCTGTCTTTGTCTATGGAAAGGACAAGTTCGTCTCCTTGTGCCAGGAAAGCGGTGTGGATGGCCTGATCATCCCGGATGAGCCGTTTGAAGAAAAAGACGAGATGCAGGACATCTGCGCCCGCCATGAGGTGAAGTTGGTCAGCATGATCGCGCCCACCTCCCAGGAGCGGATCGCGCGTATCGCCAAGGAAGCGGAGGGGTTCGTCTACTGCGTCTCTTCCCTCGGTGTCACCGGTGTCAGGACGACGATCAGCGACGCGGTGGCCGATATGGTGCGGGAAGTGAAACGGAACCGGGACATCCCCTGTGCCATCGGGTTCGGGGTCAGCACGCCAGAGCAGGCGGAACACATGGCCTCGTTCTCCGACGGCGTGATCGTTGGCTCGGCGATCGTCAGGATTGTAGCGGAGCACGGTCGGGACAGCGTCCCGTTCGTAGCGGAATATGTGCGTTCGATGAAACAGGCGGCGGCGCGCGCTTGTACCAAAGCATAA
- the trpB gene encoding tryptophan synthase subunit beta has translation MHIGRFGQYGGQYIPETLMPAVTELDQAYTKYKDDPEFQEELSRLLREYANRPSLLYKAERLTEKLGGATIYLKREDLNHTGAHKINNVLGQCLLAKRMGKTRVIAETGAGQHGVATATVAALMGLECEIYMGKVDTERQALNVYRMKLLGAKVHPVESGTMTLKDAVNETMREWTSRIKDTHYVLGSVMGPHPFPTMVRDFQSVIGKEVKQQILQKEGRLPDAILACVGGGSNAMGIFYDFIPDTSVRLIGCEAAGRGVDTKETAATMATGTLGVFHGMKSYFCQDKYGQIAPVYSISAGLDYPGIGPEHAYLRDIGRAEYVPITDDEAVDAFELLSRTEGIIPAIESAHAVAYATKLAPVMGKGKIIVVNLSGRGDKDVAAIARYRGEALYE, from the coding sequence ATGCATATCGGAAGATTCGGACAATATGGCGGGCAGTACATCCCTGAGACGTTGATGCCCGCGGTCACCGAGCTTGATCAAGCGTATACCAAGTACAAGGACGACCCCGAGTTCCAAGAGGAGCTGTCCCGCCTGCTCAGGGAATACGCAAACCGGCCGTCTCTGCTGTACAAAGCGGAACGGCTTACGGAAAAGCTTGGTGGGGCGACCATCTATCTGAAACGTGAGGATCTCAACCATACCGGCGCGCACAAGATCAACAACGTGCTCGGGCAGTGCCTGTTGGCCAAACGGATGGGGAAGACCCGGGTCATCGCAGAGACCGGGGCGGGGCAGCATGGCGTCGCTACGGCGACGGTCGCCGCCCTGATGGGCCTTGAATGCGAGATCTACATGGGAAAGGTGGATACCGAACGGCAGGCGCTGAACGTCTACCGCATGAAACTGCTCGGCGCCAAAGTCCATCCGGTGGAAAGCGGGACGATGACGCTGAAGGATGCCGTCAATGAGACGATGCGGGAATGGACCAGCCGTATCAAGGATACCCACTACGTGCTTGGCTCGGTGATGGGCCCTCATCCGTTCCCCACCATGGTGCGGGATTTCCAATCGGTCATCGGAAAAGAGGTGAAACAACAGATCCTCCAGAAGGAAGGGCGTCTGCCTGATGCCATCCTTGCCTGTGTCGGCGGAGGCTCGAACGCCATGGGTATCTTCTATGATTTCATCCCCGATACCTCTGTCCGGTTGATCGGCTGTGAGGCTGCGGGCAGGGGTGTGGATACCAAGGAGACGGCAGCCACCATGGCCACCGGGACGCTTGGTGTGTTCCATGGGATGAAGAGCTACTTCTGTCAGGACAAATACGGGCAGATCGCGCCGGTCTATTCAATCTCCGCTGGTCTTGATTATCCGGGCATCGGGCCGGAACATGCCTATCTCAGGGACATCGGAAGGGCGGAGTATGTGCCCATCACGGATGATGAGGCGGTGGACGCGTTCGAGCTGCTTTCCCGGACGGAGGGGATCATTCCCGCCATCGAGAGCGCTCACGCCGTGGCGTATGCCACCAAACTGGCGCCGGTCATGGGCAAGGGGAAGATCATCGTGGTCAATCTTTCCGGCAGGGGTGACAAGGATGTCGCCGCCATCGCCCGGTATCGCGGGGAGGCGCTGTATGAATAG
- a CDS encoding alpha-amylase family glycosyl hydrolase: MSGYEARFAARKDELEWLYKELYGDNRWYLDQLENTLAGYARERPLDLRHLDDAREAHPGWYLSENSLEVKVHVRRFAGDLATMQEKIPYLKEVGATSLRLAVPFRNHGGLVEDFDELDPQLGTKADLQRLCAKFLARQVDIRLELPMNATSSTHAWAALARRGNAEFRQRYVIADDAETRKAMAMADGVYHHDEELGGWIFSSAGPGGWDLSYHNPVVLNEMIFMMCRWANLGVTGFHLIGLPYLWKEPGTLCRDLPRVHTLLRIIRLALESVAPSVVLSGESGLAMSTYFGTRSKPECHVMDDKDLAANLFSALASQDARVLRWRTEDLLSLPSHCVFTASLGGSDPISWHINAQDLMAIGLDPAKHQVFLYQFFEGTFPGSYARGRLYGYDPVARTASVCGTPASLCGIEAALAEGQGVALARAIQRLLLLGTTLFSLKGVPSLQSGDEIAQLNDLSSPDGDARTLLQAPFDWDKAASRNDRRTVVGRVFSALSDIALKRGSTGYFAPDATVSTWDAQNDHVLAIRRVKGGKVLLCLSNFSDAPQKVRFSFFTGMYRDLFTSKVVSPGWGFTMQPLEYLWLESAENSSILDARETVG, translated from the coding sequence ATGTCAGGATACGAAGCACGTTTTGCCGCCCGCAAGGATGAGTTGGAATGGCTGTACAAGGAACTGTACGGAGATAATCGCTGGTATCTTGACCAGCTGGAGAACACGTTGGCCGGATACGCACGGGAACGTCCATTGGATCTCAGGCACCTGGATGATGCACGGGAGGCCCATCCCGGATGGTATCTCTCCGAGAACTCCTTGGAAGTGAAGGTGCATGTCAGACGTTTCGCAGGGGATCTCGCGACCATGCAGGAGAAAATCCCCTATCTGAAGGAGGTCGGCGCGACCAGTCTCCGGCTGGCGGTCCCATTCCGAAACCATGGTGGGTTGGTGGAGGATTTTGACGAACTGGATCCTCAGCTGGGAACAAAGGCCGATCTCCAGCGCCTGTGCGCAAAGTTTCTGGCCCGGCAGGTTGACATCCGTCTGGAACTTCCGATGAACGCCACCTCGTCCACCCATGCCTGGGCGGCGCTTGCCCGTCGTGGCAACGCGGAATTCCGTCAGCGGTATGTCATCGCCGATGACGCCGAAACAAGGAAGGCCATGGCGATGGCCGATGGCGTGTACCACCATGACGAGGAGCTGGGTGGTTGGATATTCTCCTCAGCGGGTCCGGGCGGTTGGGATCTTTCGTACCACAATCCCGTCGTGCTTAATGAAATGATCTTCATGATGTGCCGATGGGCCAATCTGGGAGTCACCGGCTTCCATTTGATCGGACTGCCGTACCTGTGGAAGGAACCGGGGACGTTGTGCAGAGATCTTCCTCGGGTGCATACCCTCCTGAGAATCATCCGGTTGGCGTTGGAGAGCGTCGCGCCTTCCGTCGTGCTCAGCGGAGAGTCCGGTTTGGCGATGTCCACCTATTTCGGAACCCGTTCCAAACCGGAATGCCATGTGATGGACGACAAGGATCTGGCGGCGAACCTGTTCTCCGCCCTGGCCAGCCAGGATGCCCGGGTGCTTCGATGGAGGACGGAAGACTTGCTGTCATTACCGTCTCACTGCGTGTTTACCGCGTCCCTTGGGGGCTCTGATCCCATCTCGTGGCATATCAACGCCCAGGACCTGATGGCGATCGGTCTGGATCCCGCGAAGCATCAGGTATTTCTGTACCAGTTTTTTGAAGGGACGTTCCCCGGCAGTTACGCCCGAGGCCGGCTGTACGGGTATGATCCCGTCGCGCGTACGGCATCGGTCTGCGGCACGCCGGCCAGCCTCTGCGGCATCGAAGCGGCCTTGGCGGAAGGGCAGGGAGTGGCACTGGCCCGGGCGATCCAGCGGTTGCTGTTGCTTGGGACGACACTGTTCTCCCTGAAAGGCGTGCCATCCCTGCAGAGCGGGGATGAGATCGCCCAGCTGAATGATCTCTCTTCCCCCGATGGGGATGCCAGAACATTGTTGCAGGCGCCGTTCGACTGGGACAAAGCCGCTTCTCGCAACGATCGGCGAACCGTGGTGGGCAGAGTGTTCTCCGCGCTATCCGACATCGCGTTGAAACGAGGCTCCACCGGATATTTCGCCCCGGACGCGACGGTCTCCACGTGGGACGCCCAGAATGACCACGTGCTGGCCATCCGGAGAGTGAAGGGTGGGAAAGTACTGCTCTGCCTGTCCAATTTCTCCGACGCGCCCCAGAAAGTGCGTTTTTCCTTCTTCACCGGTATGTATCGCGACCTGTTCACCTCCAAAGTAGTCAGCCCGGGATGGGGGTTCACCATGCAGCCGCTGGAGTATCTCTGGCTGGAATCGGCGGAGAATTCCTCCATTCTGGACGCCCGGGAGACGGTGGGTTGA
- a CDS encoding carbohydrate kinase yields MKYLAFGEILFDVFPDKRTLGGAPLNVAAHLSKLGGEGAIVSAVGDDELGREARKEIMSFGLDESYLKTSAYPTGRADISLVGKNADYTFNEPCAWDDITLVKAPESRYDLIYFGTLAQRGATSRDTLEDLLSSVPSREVFFDVNIRKRFYTEDIIHRGLEYATILKMNDEELPLISSLSGGPEANEERMVRFLMDEYRIPVVLLTKGKHGSTCYQEDKKIDMPCGDVPVADTVGAGDSLSAGFLTSYLATNDAKKALAVGSTLADYVCAHRGAIPPYDQQITRFLLEQGIPVRR; encoded by the coding sequence GTGAAGTACTTGGCGTTTGGGGAAATTCTGTTCGATGTGTTCCCGGACAAACGGACATTGGGAGGCGCGCCGCTGAACGTGGCGGCCCATCTGTCAAAACTGGGAGGGGAAGGCGCCATTGTCAGCGCCGTAGGCGACGATGAGCTTGGACGGGAAGCAAGGAAAGAGATCATGTCATTCGGTCTGGATGAATCCTATCTGAAAACAAGCGCGTATCCTACGGGACGAGCCGATATTTCCCTGGTTGGGAAAAACGCTGATTATACGTTCAACGAGCCATGCGCGTGGGATGACATTACGTTGGTGAAAGCCCCTGAGTCCCGCTACGACTTGATCTATTTCGGCACGCTCGCCCAGCGTGGCGCGACGAGCAGGGACACGCTGGAAGATCTCTTATCCTCCGTCCCGTCCCGGGAAGTCTTCTTTGACGTCAACATCCGGAAACGCTTTTATACGGAGGATATCATCCACCGTGGCCTGGAATACGCCACCATCCTGAAGATGAATGACGAGGAACTTCCGTTGATCTCCTCCCTTTCCGGAGGACCGGAAGCAAATGAGGAGCGGATGGTCCGGTTCCTGATGGACGAGTACCGCATCCCGGTGGTCTTGCTTACCAAAGGAAAACATGGGTCGACGTGCTACCAGGAAGACAAGAAGATCGACATGCCATGCGGGGACGTCCCTGTGGCGGACACCGTCGGCGCGGGAGACAGTCTGTCAGCGGGATTTCTTACTTCCTATCTGGCCACCAACGACGCGAAGAAAGCGCTGGCCGTCGGCTCCACCCTTGCCGATTATGTCTGCGCGCATCGTGGAGCGATTCCTCCGTATGACCAGCAGATCACCCGCTTTCTCCTAGAACAAGGAATTCCGGTACGAAGGTGA
- a CDS encoding HAD-IA family hydrolase, whose translation MVHKPLRLVISDIGDVYVRWHGVISRICQIYGLPKEEFTSWYLNGFATMLYEGILPIEEFWKTVNITYHVNVTGDPFTTYFDGTPIKGMERVFKALKAHGIRLVSASNTYAPNWDVCFRYADMSVFSAHYPSHLLHLAKPSQEYFHAVLDKERVAPALCLFIDDREENIKGAQEAGIPSYQYLFSEDPDATNLEAFLNQRYGFTPPLA comes from the coding sequence ATGGTCCATAAGCCACTTCGCCTGGTCATCTCCGACATCGGGGACGTATATGTTCGCTGGCACGGGGTTATTTCCCGTATCTGCCAAATTTATGGCCTTCCCAAAGAAGAATTCACCTCTTGGTACCTCAACGGGTTCGCCACCATGTTGTATGAGGGGATCCTTCCCATCGAGGAATTCTGGAAGACGGTGAACATCACCTATCATGTCAACGTGACCGGAGATCCGTTCACCACCTATTTTGACGGTACGCCGATCAAAGGAATGGAACGAGTATTCAAGGCGCTGAAGGCCCATGGCATCCGCCTCGTCTCGGCATCCAACACCTACGCACCAAACTGGGACGTCTGTTTCCGGTACGCCGATATGTCAGTGTTCAGCGCCCACTACCCTTCCCACCTGCTGCATCTGGCAAAGCCCAGCCAGGAATACTTCCACGCGGTCCTGGACAAAGAGCGCGTCGCACCGGCTCTCTGCCTGTTCATTGATGACCGTGAGGAAAACATCAAAGGAGCGCAAGAGGCCGGCATCCCTTCCTACCAATACCTGTTCTCTGAAGACCCGGACGCGACCAATCTGGAAGCGTTTCTCAACCAGAGGTATGGGTTCACGCCCCCTTTGGCGTGA
- the prfA gene encoding peptide chain release factor 1 — protein MLEKLPEFRKQLEELDEKLSRSDATRDMSAYKALMQERGHLAPIVDKLTELEALDNQIKDAEALLRTESEPEMVALAKEELAGLSKQYEASEEQAKIMLVPPDPLEGKNIIMEIRAGTGGDEAALFAADLFDMYKRYAEIKGWKMEVLSANQIDLGGYKEIIVSISGKDVYGSLRWESGVHRVQRVPVTENGGRIHTSAASVAVLPEAEETDIVIRDEDIRIDVMRAGGHGGQCVNTTDSAVRITHIPTGLVVIQQDEKSQLKNKNKAMRVLRARLLDLEESKKNAERAAARKSMVGTGDRSERIRTYNFPQNRLTDHRIDLTLYKLDQIMAGNLDLVIDPLKIAAGEAALKDI, from the coding sequence ATGTTGGAGAAACTGCCAGAATTCCGCAAACAACTCGAAGAACTCGACGAAAAGCTTTCGCGTTCCGACGCGACACGGGACATGTCCGCGTACAAAGCCCTGATGCAGGAACGCGGGCACCTCGCTCCCATCGTGGACAAGCTGACCGAGTTGGAAGCGTTGGACAACCAGATCAAAGATGCCGAAGCGCTCCTTCGTACGGAAAGCGAGCCGGAAATGGTCGCATTGGCGAAAGAGGAACTTGCCGGCCTTTCCAAACAATACGAGGCATCTGAGGAACAAGCGAAAATCATGCTGGTCCCCCCTGATCCCTTGGAAGGCAAGAACATCATCATGGAGATTCGGGCAGGAACTGGTGGTGACGAAGCCGCGCTGTTCGCCGCCGATCTGTTCGACATGTACAAACGGTATGCTGAGATCAAAGGTTGGAAAATGGAAGTGCTCAGCGCCAACCAGATCGATTTGGGCGGATACAAGGAAATCATCGTCTCCATCAGCGGCAAGGATGTGTATGGCTCACTCCGTTGGGAAAGCGGTGTGCATCGTGTCCAACGGGTTCCGGTAACGGAGAACGGAGGAAGAATCCACACATCCGCGGCGTCAGTCGCCGTGCTTCCCGAAGCGGAAGAAACAGATATCGTCATCCGTGACGAAGACATCCGCATCGATGTGATGCGAGCGGGCGGTCATGGGGGCCAATGCGTCAACACGACGGACAGCGCCGTGCGGATCACCCACATCCCAACCGGTCTGGTCGTCATCCAGCAGGATGAGAAAAGCCAGTTGAAAAACAAGAACAAAGCGATGCGGGTACTTCGGGCACGGTTGCTCGACCTGGAGGAGTCCAAGAAGAACGCCGAGCGCGCTGCGGCGAGAAAGAGCATGGTGGGAACCGGCGACCGGTCGGAGCGGATCCGTACCTACAACTTCCCTCAGAACCGGCTTACCGACCACCGCATTGACTTGACGTTGTACAAACTTGACCAGATCATGGCGGGAAACCTGGATCTGGTGATCGATCCGCTGAAGATCGCCGCGGGAGAAGCGGCGCTGAAGGATATCTGA
- the prmC gene encoding peptide chain release factor N(5)-glutamine methyltransferase, which translates to MAWRTWEAIRFVRRALTEASVTPTADLEAKLLVEHATGLSPTELVTRRDQLLDDNEETELRNLLSKRLSHIPIAYLLGHREFYGLDFLVDPRVLIPRPDTETLVETVLRVTTPSPSLRLLDVCTGSGCVGITLSRELHCPVTLADISTDALAVADKNAQRFCDVPYTLVQSDLFSHIDGIFDVIVSNPPYLAPSWIEEADPQVRKEPILALDGGSDDGLDLIRRLVPAAVEHLTPGGKLFLECDDRQINAAKRLLLANGFVNEYSEKDLTGQERVVWGEIACTTS; encoded by the coding sequence ATGGCATGGCGGACCTGGGAAGCGATCCGCTTCGTCAGGCGCGCGCTCACAGAAGCCTCCGTGACGCCGACGGCGGATCTGGAGGCGAAGCTTTTGGTGGAACACGCCACGGGATTGAGTCCGACCGAGCTGGTCACCCGGCGCGACCAGCTTCTCGATGACAACGAAGAAACGGAACTGCGGAATCTTCTTTCCAAACGATTGTCCCATATCCCCATCGCCTATCTCTTGGGACACCGAGAGTTTTACGGGTTGGATTTTCTTGTCGATCCCCGCGTGTTGATCCCTCGCCCTGATACGGAGACGTTAGTGGAGACGGTTCTCCGCGTAACCACTCCTTCCCCATCTCTCAGGCTCCTGGATGTGTGCACGGGAAGCGGTTGTGTCGGCATCACGCTCTCCCGGGAACTTCATTGTCCCGTCACGTTGGCCGACATCAGTACCGACGCGCTTGCCGTCGCAGACAAAAACGCGCAAAGGTTTTGCGATGTTCCATATACGCTTGTCCAAAGCGATTTGTTTTCCCACATTGACGGCATCTTTGACGTCATCGTATCCAATCCCCCTTACCTCGCTCCTTCCTGGATTGAAGAGGCGGACCCCCAAGTCAGGAAAGAACCCATCTTGGCGTTGGATGGTGGCAGTGACGATGGGCTTGATCTGATCCGGCGCCTGGTTCCCGCCGCTGTCGAGCACCTCACCCCTGGAGGGAAGCTGTTTCTTGAGTGTGATGACCGGCAAATCAATGCGGCGAAGCGACTTCTACTTGCCAATGGGTTTGTGAATGAGTACAGTGAAAAGGACCTTACAGGCCAAGAACGCGTCGTTTGGGGAGAGATCGCATGTACGACCAGCTGA
- a CDS encoding bifunctional (p)ppGpp synthetase/guanosine-3',5'-bis(diphosphate) 3'-pyrophosphohydrolase, giving the protein MYDQLIERFIQKAFKYPKEDQEKILAAATFAAEKHANQKRASGEPYLIHPLAVGEILIKLKMDADTICAGLLHDTIEDTSTTYEDIQHLFGKPVADMVEGVTKIGALKTMNKSAAEAETIRKMFFAMSKDIRVIIIKLADKLHNMRTLQHLKPERAKEIAQECLDIYAPLADRLGISWLKDELEDLSLKTLKPDVYQFIQDYLMGKKGEQTAYLGRVEKSIYRACSEAQISDIIVSSRVKHAYSVYMKMKKRKKEIDEIFDILGVRILCNSVTECYAILGVVHSLWPPIEGRFKDYIAMPKANNYQSLHTTVMSLDGKLLEIQIRTKEMNYTAEYGVAAHWAYKAESGSESGAWSKMDSEQFSKMISKLQSWSNEIEHSESFMDDIKDEILKDTIYVFTPQGHIIELPANATALDFAYQIHTEVGNHTVGAKADGSIISLDTPLKNTQVIEILTSPNAHPHVQWLRYAQTSGARKKIKAWLNKYDQDILIDNDIIAKRKSEEPQPPKQEQQTTSTFVPDADGIVRHVNNSGLSKLKVGDERNMMIHLARCCNPVRGDDIVGYISRGRGIIVHKKDCPNLRHMSEMEDRVIDVEWETGNPRLTRNFSIISKRTNDLFGEIEGAIHKYQGHLISGNLHDNPEGRLIGNFAMEVAHEEDFNKIMKSLKTIPSIVNITTIN; this is encoded by the coding sequence ATGTACGACCAGCTGATCGAACGTTTCATCCAGAAAGCGTTCAAGTATCCCAAGGAAGACCAGGAAAAGATCCTGGCCGCGGCGACGTTCGCGGCAGAGAAGCACGCGAACCAGAAACGGGCCAGCGGGGAACCGTATCTGATCCACCCATTAGCCGTCGGCGAAATCCTGATCAAACTGAAAATGGATGCCGATACCATTTGCGCCGGGCTCCTGCATGATACCATTGAAGACACGTCCACTACGTACGAGGATATCCAGCACCTGTTCGGAAAACCGGTTGCGGACATGGTGGAAGGCGTAACGAAAATCGGCGCGCTGAAGACAATGAACAAGAGCGCGGCGGAAGCGGAAACGATTCGCAAGATGTTCTTCGCCATGAGCAAGGACATCCGGGTGATCATCATCAAGCTGGCCGACAAACTCCACAATATGCGCACCCTTCAGCATCTCAAGCCGGAGCGAGCCAAGGAGATCGCCCAAGAGTGTCTGGACATCTACGCGCCACTGGCGGATCGGCTTGGCATTTCCTGGCTGAAAGATGAGCTTGAGGATCTTTCCCTGAAGACGCTGAAGCCTGATGTCTATCAGTTTATCCAGGACTATCTGATGGGCAAGAAAGGTGAGCAGACCGCCTATCTGGGACGAGTGGAAAAATCCATTTACCGGGCCTGCAGCGAGGCGCAGATCTCCGATATCATCGTTTCCAGCCGTGTCAAGCACGCCTACTCCGTCTACATGAAGATGAAGAAGCGGAAAAAGGAAATCGATGAGATATTCGATATCCTCGGCGTGAGGATCCTGTGCAATTCCGTTACGGAGTGTTATGCGATTCTTGGTGTCGTGCATAGCCTTTGGCCCCCGATCGAAGGGCGATTCAAGGATTACATCGCCATGCCAAAGGCGAACAACTACCAGAGCCTGCATACGACGGTGATGTCGCTGGATGGGAAGCTGTTGGAGATTCAGATCCGCACCAAGGAGATGAACTATACCGCCGAATATGGTGTCGCCGCCCACTGGGCGTACAAGGCGGAATCAGGCTCAGAAAGTGGCGCGTGGTCCAAGATGGACAGCGAACAATTCTCCAAGATGATCTCCAAGCTCCAGAGTTGGTCAAATGAGATCGAGCACAGCGAGTCGTTCATGGATGACATCAAGGATGAAATCCTAAAGGACACCATCTATGTGTTTACGCCTCAGGGTCACATCATCGAACTGCCGGCAAACGCGACCGCTCTTGATTTCGCCTATCAGATCCATACGGAGGTAGGCAATCATACCGTTGGGGCGAAAGCGGATGGTTCGATCATCTCTTTGGACACCCCGCTGAAGAATACCCAGGTCATTGAGATTTTGACCAGTCCGAACGCCCATCCCCATGTCCAATGGTTGCGCTATGCCCAGACGTCTGGTGCGAGAAAGAAGATCAAGGCATGGTTGAACAAGTACGACCAAGATATTTTGATCGACAACGACATTATTGCCAAACGGAAGAGCGAGGAACCCCAACCTCCCAAACAAGAACAACAGACGACATCCACCTTTGTTCCGGATGCGGATGGTATTGTCCGTCATGTGAACAACAGCGGGCTTTCCAAACTGAAAGTCGGTGATGAGCGAAACATGATGATCCATCTCGCCCGATGTTGCAATCCTGTACGAGGAGACGATATCGTCGGATATATTTCACGTGGTCGAGGTATTATTGTCCATAAAAAGGATTGCCCAAACCTTCGGCACATGAGTGAGATGGAAGACCGGGTCATTGATGTTGAGTGGGAAACAGGCAATCCTCGGCTTACACGCAATTTTTCCATCATTTCCAAACGCACCAATGATTTGTTTGGAGAGATTGAGGGTGCTATCCATAAATACCAAGGCCATTTGATCAGCGGAAACCTTCATGACAACCCTGAAGGCCGGTTGATTGGGAATTTCGCCATGGAAGTTGCTCATGAGGAGGATTTCAACAAAATCATGAAGAGTCTGAAGACCATTCCATC